The Procambarus clarkii isolate CNS0578487 chromosome 12, FALCON_Pclarkii_2.0, whole genome shotgun sequence DNA window TCAAGGCTCAGCTGTCAGAATTATGTCAAGGCTCAGCTGTCAGAATTATGTCAAGGATCAGCTGTCAAAATTATGTCAAGGAACAGATGTCCCAACCCAAGTTTCTCGACTTTCCATCCATTGTAAACTACTTTACGATATCCGGATATCTTAAGGTTTGACAAAGAAGCTGCCGTGACTATAAATCAAGATAACCAAACTGTTATCTCAATGTAACTTTATACGGCTTCAATAAACCAGATAGCGTTGGGTTTTTTCGCTGTCAAATCGTGTACaattttttaaaatatattttcatgGGTTACATTCCTCTTCTCAATTGGCAGTATTTAAGGTGTGTGGGTCATACGTAGGCCGTACGTGGTAGGTTTTTTGGAGTGaaagtgatctttggtcgtgagaGGATGTGCTGTGCGTGTTGAGTGTGCATTTAAATTGTTAGTCCGTAAATGGGGCTTTGTTACGAGGAAGGATACGGCTGGACAGTATTTACGAGGATCTCCAACTGCTGGACGGTATTTATGAGGTTCTCCAACTGCTGGACAGTATTTACGAGGATCTCCAACTGCTGGACGGTATTTATGAGGTTCTCCAACTGCTGGACAGTATGAGGTTCTCCAactgctggacagtatttatgaggttcTCCAACTGCTGGACGGTATTTATGAGGTTCTCCAactgctggacagtatttatgaggttctccaactgctggacagtatttatgaggttcTCCAACTGCTGGACAGCATGTATGAGGTTCTCCAactgctggacagtatttatgaggttcTCCAACTGCTGGACAGTATTTACGAGGATCTCCAACTGCTGGACAGTATTTACGAGGGTCTCCAactgctggacagtatttatgaggttctccaactgctggacagtatttatgaggttctccaactgctggacagtatttatgaggttcTCCAACTGCTGGACAGCATTTATGAGGTTCTCCAACTGCTGGACAGCATGTATGAGGTTCTCCAACTGCTGGACAGCATGTATGAGGTTCTCCAactgctggacagtatttatgaggttctccaactgctggacagtatttatgaggttcTCCAACTGCTGGACAGTATTTACGAGGATCTCCAACTGCTGGACAGTATTTACGAGGGTCTCCAACTGCTGGACAGCATGTATGAGGTTCTCCAactgctggacagtatttatgaggttcTCCAACTGCTGGACGGCATGTATGAGGTTCTCCAACTGCTGGACAGCATGTACGAGGTTCTCCAACTGCTGGACAGTATTCATGAGGTTCTcccgctgctggacaccttttttgaccagaagagttgtggctgtgttgatgacttcaaggtggttactgcaagattcagagactcttaaagctcttcaaaGGTCGTTGGTTGTTGCACAGTCCAGgcgatagtgaagtagtggcttttctgtgacagtttggcaaaaGATGTATTCCCTCTGGGttaaccaatctcccagttgcatctgtaacctagacgtagcctatataaccgaactgctaatttccctgtggattccttttgggatatttaacctgttaACTACTCAAGGCGTTCAGCTACAATTGTACTCATTCACACTAAATAAATTACGAATCATCCATACAATAAACGAATCATTGTATGGATTGTAAATACTGTCCAGCAGTTGGAgaacctcataaatactgtccagcagtTGGAGAACCTCATACTAAGTGAACGATGAACTATACAATTAACCTAAAATCATCCTAATTCATCACTACACAAAATACAGCCTATTGTCTGAACATATTGGGCTCACAAAAGCCAGTGTCATATATTCATTCGTAAAAGCCTAatttagggagccggtggctgagtggacagaacactggacgcgtgatcctgtggtcccgggttcgatcccgggcgccggcgagaaacactggacagagtttctttcaccctgatgcccctgttacctagcagtaaataggtacctgggtgttagtcagctgtcacaggctgcttcctgggggtggaggcctggtcgaggaccgggcctcggggacactaaagccccgaaattatctcaagatataaAAATAGAACTCTGACTTGGACATGCTCGAACCCCACGGCGTATGCACTCAGCCTTGAGTGCATACACTCAGCCTTGAGTGCATACACTCAGCCTTGAGTGCATACACTCAGCCTTGAGTGCATACACTCAGCCTTGAGTGCGTACACTCAGCCTTGAGTGCATACACTCAGCCTTGAGTGCGTACACTCAGCCTAGAGTGCATACACTCAGCCTAGAGTGCATACACTCAGCCTAGAGTGCATACACTCAGCCTAGAGTGCATACACTCAGCCTTGAGTGCATACACTCAGCCTTGAGTGCATACACTCAGCCTTGAGTGCATACACTCAGCCTTGAGTGCGTACACTCAGCCTTGAGTGCATACACTCAGCCTTGAGTGCATACACTCAGCCTAGAGTGCATACACTCAGCCTAGAGTGCATACACTCAGCCTAGAGTGCATACACTCAGCCTTGAGTGCGTACACTCAGCCTTGAGTGCATACACTCAGCCTAGAGTGCATACACTCAGCCTTGAGTGCACAGCCTTGAGTGCATACACTCAGCCTTGAGTGCGTGCAATCAACCTTGAGTGCATACACTCAGCCTTGAGTGCATACACTCAGCCTTGAGTGCATACACTCAGCCTTGAGTGCATACACTCAGCCTTGAGTGCATAAATTCAGCCTTGAGTGCACAGCCTTGAGTGCATACACTCAGCCTTGAGTGCGTGCAATCAACCTTGAGTGCATACACTCAGCCTTGAGTGCGTGCAATCAGCCTTGAGTGCATACACTCAGCCTTGAGTGCATGCACTCAGCCTTGAGTGCATACACTCAGCCTTGAGTGCATACACTCAGCCTTGAGTGCATGCACTCAGCCTTGAGTGCATGCACTCAGCCTTGAGTGCATACACTCAGCCTTGAGTGCATACACTCAGCCTTGAGTGCAAACACTCAGCCTTGAGTGCATACACGCAGCCTTGAGTGCATACACtcagcctatcttgaggttatcttgagatgatttcggggctttagtatccccgcggcccggtcctcgaccaggcctccacccccaggaagcagcccgtgacagctgactaacacccaggtacctattttacggctaggtaacaggggcatcagggtgaaagaaactctgcccagtgtttctcgccggcgcccgggatcgaacccgggaccacaggatcacgcgtgcagtgtgctgtccgctcggccatcaGGCTCCTAGCCTAGAgtacaaaaaataataatattgtatTTGATCACAATCTCCTTTTTATTCGACCCATCAGTTCGCTGTCTGCTACATAAGTCATATGTTGACTTATTTAAACATCTGAGTAAATCACTGTTTATCTTAGAGTCTGGGGAGAGAGATGGACGAGGGGTGGTTGAATGGTACAatgtttgaacaaatccacaagggccgtgacgaggattcgaacctgcgtctgagagcatcctagacgctgccttaatcgactgagctacgacagggtcaaaagagttgaaacccaagttctactgaacttactggatcctgcagcctctccgagacacaaaccagggttttacatcaTGTTTGTTAGAGATGTAAGCTCACTATGAATGGTTTTATGGAAAATATAAAAATTCGAAAATATGATTTTTTTTCAATACATTGATTGAGGTTAGCTGTtataaggtcagtacactgtacactatacagtgtacactgTAAAGTGTACACTGTAAAGTGTACACTGTATATGTCGTGCTGAGAACAAGTTCAATATAGGCCtaagggaaaggaactatcagggggaaagcgccaaaccattacgactatatagcactgggaaggggtcaggatatttgggatgggacggtgggaaaggaatggtgccccaaccacttgtggacggtctcgggggattgaacgccgacctgcatgaagcgagaccgtcgctctaccgtccaccacaagtggttgggcgtaTGCCTAAAGGGAAAAAATCAAGATATATTTAAAGTAAAAGTCCTCTTAAGTGActttatgtgtataaagtatttaAATAGATAATCAAAAGTATTTTAAAAAATTAATGAATTTCACTTCAGAAAAGTTAATAATTTTAATACATGTTTCATGTATTTCAACTATGTATCTTGTTGGGAATATTTTAAAGTTTGTTAATGGTTGTAACTATAAGTTCTCAAActtgatttataaatatatttaaaatatttttttcattgaaattatattcatataaatatttttttttggaacacaagttaccctggataTAGGCCTATTGAATTATTTTAGGACTGGGGCcggctctgtgtctgtctctgtctgtctgtctctctgtctgtctgtctgtctctctctctctctctctctctctctctctctctctctctctgtctgtctctctctctctctctctctctctctctctctctgtctctctctctctctctctctgtctctctctctctctctctctctctctctctctctctctctctctctgtctgtctctctctctctttttctttctctctctctctctctctctctctctctctctctctctctctctctctctctctctctctctctctctctctctctctctctctctctctctctttttctttctctttctctctctctctctctctctctctctctctctctctctctctctctctctctctgcttcaagGTCAATTCGCCCTCCACCTTTCTCCCACAGCAACGGTCAAAAATGCTAATACAGGGTTTGGGAgagattacaattattacttcc harbors:
- the LOC138363953 gene encoding involucrin-like, coding for MPQHGQKNCNLECFCSHYRIPKLLRSPNRGFTQSPNHHKSVNQMFCLFAFTSIYFVDNCGFVHLRGMGYEERLSEQLLTSLNHLEVINTATTLLVKKGVQQRENLMNTVQQLENLVHAVQQLENLIHAVQQLENLINTVQQLENLIHAVQQLETLVNTVQQLEILVNTVQQLENLINTVQQLENLINTVQQLENLIHAVQQLENLIHAVQQLENLINAVQQLENLINTVQQLENLINTVQQLENLINTVQQLETLVNTVQQLEILVNTVQQLENLINTVQQLENLIHAVQQLENLINTVQQLENLINTVQQLENLINTVQQLENLINTVQQLENLILSSSWRTS